The following coding sequences lie in one Oryza brachyantha chromosome 10, ObraRS2, whole genome shotgun sequence genomic window:
- the LOC102721200 gene encoding mitochondrial carnitine/acylcarnitine carrier-like protein isoform X2, with amino-acid sequence MGDVAKDLTAGTVGGAAQLIVGHPFDTIKVKLQSQPTPPPGQPPKFAGAMDAVKQTLAAEGPRGLYKGMGAPLATVAAFNALLFTVRGQMEAVLRSEPGAPLTVNQQVIAGAGAGVAVSFLACPTELIKCRLQAQSALAAAAPAAAAAPVGGGAATATATATVAAVKYGGPIDVAKHVLRSEGGAGGLFKGLLPTLAREVPGNALMFGVYEAIKQYLAGGQDTSSLGRGSLVVAGGLAGASFWGSVYPTDVVKSVLQVDDYKNPKYSGSMDAFRKILAADGVKGLYKGFGPAMARSVPANAACFLAYEVTRSALG; translated from the exons ATGGGTGACGTGGCCAAGGACCTGACGGCCGGCACggtgggcggcgcggcgcagctCATCGTCGGCCACCCGTTCGACACCATCAAGGTGAAGCTGCAGAGccagccgacgccgccgccaggccAGCCGCCCAAGTTCGCCGGCGCCATGGACGCCGTCAAGCAGACGCTCGCGGCCGAGGGCCCCAGGGGCCTGTACAAGGGGATGGGGGCGCCgctcgccaccgtcgccgccttcaACGCCCTCCTCTTCACCGTCAGGGGACAGATGGAGGCCGTCCTGCGCTCCGAGCCCGGCGCGCCGCTCACCGTCAACCAGCAGGTCatcgccggagccggcgccgGAGTCGCCGTCTCGTTCCTGGCCTGCCCCACTGAGCTCATCAAGTGCAG GTTGCAAGCGCAGAGCGCGTTGGCGGCCGCtgctcctgccgccgccgctgctcctgTGGGTGGAGgcgcggccaccgccaccgccacggccACCGTCGCGGCGGTGAAGTACGGCGGGCCGATCGACGTGGCGAAGCACGTGCTGAGGTCGGAGGGCGGCGCGGGTGGGCTGTTCAAGGGGCTCCTCCCGACGCTGGCGCGCGAGGTGCCCGGCAACGCGCTCATGTTCGGCGTGTACGAGGCGATCAAGCAGTACCTCGCCGGCGGGCAGGACACGTCGTCGCTGGGGAGGGGCTCCCTGGTGGTGGCCGgagggctcgccggcgcctcctTCTGGGGGTCCGTCTACCCGACCGACGTGGTGAAGAGCGTGCTCCAGGTGGATGACTACAAGAACCCCAAGTACTCGGGCTCCATGGACGCCTTCCGGAagatcctcgccgccgacggggTCAAGGGCCTCTACAAGGGCTTCGGCCCGGCCATGGCGCGCAGTGTCCCCGCCAACGCTGCCTGCTTCTTGGCCTACGAGGTCACTCGCTCTGCACTTGGCTGA
- the LOC102721200 gene encoding mitochondrial carnitine/acylcarnitine carrier-like protein isoform X1, whose protein sequence is MELQEMGDVAKDLTAGTVGGAAQLIVGHPFDTIKVKLQSQPTPPPGQPPKFAGAMDAVKQTLAAEGPRGLYKGMGAPLATVAAFNALLFTVRGQMEAVLRSEPGAPLTVNQQVIAGAGAGVAVSFLACPTELIKCRLQAQSALAAAAPAAAAAPVGGGAATATATATVAAVKYGGPIDVAKHVLRSEGGAGGLFKGLLPTLAREVPGNALMFGVYEAIKQYLAGGQDTSSLGRGSLVVAGGLAGASFWGSVYPTDVVKSVLQVDDYKNPKYSGSMDAFRKILAADGVKGLYKGFGPAMARSVPANAACFLAYEVTRSALG, encoded by the exons ATGGAACTGCAGGAGATGGGTGACGTGGCCAAGGACCTGACGGCCGGCACggtgggcggcgcggcgcagctCATCGTCGGCCACCCGTTCGACACCATCAAGGTGAAGCTGCAGAGccagccgacgccgccgccaggccAGCCGCCCAAGTTCGCCGGCGCCATGGACGCCGTCAAGCAGACGCTCGCGGCCGAGGGCCCCAGGGGCCTGTACAAGGGGATGGGGGCGCCgctcgccaccgtcgccgccttcaACGCCCTCCTCTTCACCGTCAGGGGACAGATGGAGGCCGTCCTGCGCTCCGAGCCCGGCGCGCCGCTCACCGTCAACCAGCAGGTCatcgccggagccggcgccgGAGTCGCCGTCTCGTTCCTGGCCTGCCCCACTGAGCTCATCAAGTGCAG GTTGCAAGCGCAGAGCGCGTTGGCGGCCGCtgctcctgccgccgccgctgctcctgTGGGTGGAGgcgcggccaccgccaccgccacggccACCGTCGCGGCGGTGAAGTACGGCGGGCCGATCGACGTGGCGAAGCACGTGCTGAGGTCGGAGGGCGGCGCGGGTGGGCTGTTCAAGGGGCTCCTCCCGACGCTGGCGCGCGAGGTGCCCGGCAACGCGCTCATGTTCGGCGTGTACGAGGCGATCAAGCAGTACCTCGCCGGCGGGCAGGACACGTCGTCGCTGGGGAGGGGCTCCCTGGTGGTGGCCGgagggctcgccggcgcctcctTCTGGGGGTCCGTCTACCCGACCGACGTGGTGAAGAGCGTGCTCCAGGTGGATGACTACAAGAACCCCAAGTACTCGGGCTCCATGGACGCCTTCCGGAagatcctcgccgccgacggggTCAAGGGCCTCTACAAGGGCTTCGGCCCGGCCATGGCGCGCAGTGTCCCCGCCAACGCTGCCTGCTTCTTGGCCTACGAGGTCACTCGCTCTGCACTTGGCTGA
- the LOC102721484 gene encoding mitochondrial carnitine/acylcarnitine carrier-like protein, whose amino-acid sequence MGDVAKDLAAGTVGGVANLIVGHPFDTIKVKLQSQPTPAPGHLPKYAGAVDAVKQTIAAEGPRGLYKGMGAPLATVAAFNAVLFTVRGQMEALLRSEPGHPLTVKQQVVAGAGAGVAVSFLACPTELIKCRLQAQSALAEAAAASGVALPKGPIDVAKHVVREAGTKGLFKGLVPTMGREVPGNAVMFGVYEATKQYLAGGQDTSNLGRGSLILAGGLAGAAFWLSVYPTDVVKSVIQVDDYKKPRYSGSVDAFKKILAADGVKGLYKGFGPAMARSVPANAATFVAYEITRSALG is encoded by the exons ATGGGGGACGTGGCCAAGGACCTGGCGGCCGGCACCGTCGGGGGAGTCGCCAACCTCATCGTCGGCCACCCGTTCGACACCATCAAGGTCAAGCTCCAGAGCCAGCCCACCCCCGCTCCCGGCCACCTCCCCAAgtacgccggcgccgtcgatgCCGTCAAGCAGACCATCGCCGCGGAGGGGCCCAGGGGACTGTACAAGGGGATGGGGGCGCCTCTCGCCACCGTTGCCGCCTTCAACGCCGTCCTCTTCACCGTCAGGGGCCAGATGGAGGCTCTCCTGAGGTCGGAGCCCGGCCACCCTTTGACGGTCAAGCAGCAGGTCGTCGCCGGTGCTGGTGCTGGGGTAGCTGTCTCCTTCCTCGCGTGCCCAACTGAGCTCATCAAGTGCAG GTTGCAAGCCCAGAGTGCTTTAGCCGAGGCAGCAGCTGCTTCTGGTGTAGCTCTACCCAAAGGACCAATCGATGTGGCGAAGCATGTCGTCAGGGAAGCCGGCACGAAAGGATTGTTCAAAGGCCTCGTCCCTACGATGGGCCGTGAGGTTCCTGGCAATGCCGTGATGTTCGGCGTGTATGAAGCCACCAAGCAGTACCTCGCCGGTGGCCAGGACACATCAAATCTTGGCAGAGGCTCCCTCATCCTTGCCGGAGGCCTTGCTGGGGCGGCGTTCTGGCTGTCAGTCTACCCTACCGACGTCGTGAAGAGTGTGATCCAGGTGGACGACTACAAGAAGCCAAGGTACTCAGGGTCCGTTGACGCTTTCAAGAAGATTCTTGCGGCTGATGGAGTGAAAGGCCTGTACAAGGGGTTTGGACCTGCCATGGCTCGCAGTGTCCCGGCCAATGCTGCGACCTTCGTCGCCTATGAGATTACAAGATCAGCTCTAGGTTGA
- the LOC102721772 gene encoding 60S ribosomal export protein NMD3: MLPGSAAPAAGSGMFVPTQTVGTVLCCICGVAMQPNPANMCARCLRARVDITEGVPRHAAVVYCPDCTSYLQPPRSWLRAGPESPELMQILLRRLNRPLARLRVSLTGAEFVFSEPHSKRLRLKLRLRREVLHGVVLEQTHPVEFTVHDRLCDACSRAQSNPDQWVAVVQLRQHVPHRRTFLFLEQLLLKHGQASLALRVAAAPGGLDFYFGSRSHAARLVDFLATVAPVHTQTAKQLVSHDTKSNVYNYKHTFSVEICPICREDLIALSPQVSRDLGGLGPLVLCIKVTNAIALLDPLTLRVHHLEEKKYRVYNFKAALTSKQLVEYIVLDIEHESPEITIDGSRYQLAYAQVARVSDFGKNDTIFTVRTHLGHLLSPGDLALGYDLYGANFNDDNMDTAMTQHSLPEVILVKKSYEKRPRTRRWKLKRLPVEEDAVNKAKGEEEKRANEYEEFLRDLEHNSDIRFQIDLYKDEDYRSEMASTIGDDVPTVPIEELIEDLSLGDDEEDQEDEGNAHTGMVA; this comes from the coding sequence atgctGCCggggtcggcggcgccggccgctgGGAGCGGCATGTTCGTGCCGACGCAGACGGTGGGGACGGTGCTGTGCTGCATCTGCGGCGTCGCCATGCAGCCCAACCCGGCCAACATGTGCGCGCGCTGCCTCCGGGCGCGCGTCGACATCACCGAGGGCgtcccgcgccacgccgccgtcgtctaCTGCCCCGACTGCACCTCCTACCTccagccgccgcgctcctGGCTGCGCGCCGGCCCGGAGTCGCCCGAGCTCATGCagatcctcctccgccgcctcaaccgcccgctcgcccgcctccgcgtctCCCTCACCGGTGCCGAGTTCGTCTTCTCCGAGCCCCACTCCAAGCGCCTCCGCCTCaagctccgcctccgccgcgaggTCCTCCACGGCGTCGTCCTCGAGCAGACCCACCCCGTCGAGTTCACCGTCCACGACCGCCTCTGCGACGCATGCTCCCGCGCCCAGTCCAACCCCGACCAGtgggtcgccgtcgtccagcTCCGCCAGCACGTCCCGCACCGCCGcaccttcctcttcctcgagCAGCTCCTCCTCAAGCACGGCCAGGCTTCCCTCGCGctgcgcgtcgccgccgcccccggcgGCCTCGACTTCTACTTCGGTTCGCGCTCGCATGCTGCCCGCCTCGTCGACTTCCTCGCCACCGTCGCGCCCGTCCACACCCAGACCGCCAAGCAACTCGTCTCGCACGACACCAAGAGCAACGTCTACAACTACAAGCACACCTTCTCCGTCGAGATCTGCCCCATCTGCCGGGAGGACCTCATCGCCCTTAGCCCTCAGGTGTCCCGCGACCTTGGTGGCCTTGGACCACTTGTTCTCTGCATCAAGGTCACTAATGCCATCGCCCTGCTTGATCCCCTCACACTGCGTGTGCACCACCTTGAGGAGAAGAAGTACAGGGTGTACAACTTCAAGGCTGCTCTCACTAGCAAGCAGCTCGTGGAGTACATTGTTCTGGACATCGAGCATGAGTCGCCAGAGATCACCATTGATGGATCTCGGTACCAGTTGGCTTATGCACAGGTTGCCCGTGTGTCGGATTTTGGGAAAAACGACACCATATTTACTGTGCGGACTCATCTTGGGCACCTGTTGAGTCCTGGGGACCTTGCCCTTGGATATGATCTTTATGGTGCCAACTTCAATGATGATAACATGGACACAGCTATGACACAGCACAGTCTTCCTGAAGTGATTCTTGTCAAGAAGAGCTATGAGAAGAGGCCACGTACACGCCGATGGAAGCTGAAGAGGCTTCCAGTGGAGGAAGATGCTGTAAACAAGGCCAaaggggaggaagagaagagagctAATGAGTATGAGGAGTTTCTTAGGGACTTGGAGCATAATTCAGATATTAGATTTCAGATTGATCTGTACAAGGATGAGGACTATAGGTCAGAGATGGCATCTACTATTGGTGATGATGTTCCCACTGTACCAATTGAGGAACTAATTGAGGACCTAAGTCTTGGTGATGATGAGGAGGATCAAGAGGATGAAGGCAACGCGCATACTGGTATGGTGGCTTGA
- the LOC121055471 gene encoding RING-H2 finger protein ATL29-like: MAARHLLLLNAHAITTHDPAANASRSPPPPDQRQSFPTLLPVFILFVLLLCFLSIFLIRDLLHFLSLWLRRRRRRPGFHDGDDDDDDDVAQGSPPAPPRKPPGLDPAILASFPTVRFDQASAAVVPPECVVCLSDFTGGDDVRLLTACRHAFHTACIDSWLRAHTTCPVCRSDLDAPVHGEPAIAVDVECDQRGGAG; encoded by the coding sequence atggCCGCGCGCCACCTACTCCTCCTCAACGCCCACGCCATCACCACCCACGACCCCGCCGCCAACGCttcgaggtcgccgccgcctcccgacCAGCGGCAGTCGTTCCCCACGCTGCTGCCGGTGTTTATCCtcttcgtcctcctcctctgcttccTCTCCATCTTCCTCATCCGTGACCTCCTCCACTTCCTCTCCCTctggctccgccgccgccgcagacgCCCAGGCTTCCACgacggggacgacgacgacgacgacgacgtggcgCAGGGCTcaccgcccgcgccgccgcgcaagCCGCCGGGCCTCGACCCCGCCATCCTCGCCTCCTTCCCCACGGTGCGCTTCGATCAGGCCTCCGCCGCGGTGGTGCCGCCGGAGTGCGTGGTGTGCCTGTCGGacttcaccggcggcgacgacgtccggCTGCTCACCGCCTGCCGCCACGCCTTCCACACGGCGTGCATCGACTCGTGGCTACGCGCGCACACCACGTGCCCGGTGTGCCGCTCCGACCTCGACGCGCCGGTGCACGGCGAGCCCGCCATTGCCGTCGACGTGGAGTGCGACCAGAGGGGCGGCGCCGGTTAA